One window from the genome of Labeo rohita strain BAU-BD-2019 chromosome 10, IGBB_LRoh.1.0, whole genome shotgun sequence encodes:
- the sfrp1b gene encoding secreted frizzled-related protein 1b encodes MKNLLPKLWIFIAPVVFLSSLSAAEYEYITWKPETWGPNYGKTPQCMVIPEDLRLCFGVGYKEMMLPNLLDHETIAEVKQQAGSWVPLVHKACHPGTQVFLCSLFAPVCLERPIYPCRWLCEAVRDSCTPIMQAFGFPWPEMLRCDKFPLSDVCIAMNATSSDDTDKSPGASSVCPPCDNDMNTDAILEHMCASEFAIKTKIKEVKIENSDRKVILAKKRKAVKQGSLTKQDLKKLVLYLKNGAGCPCQQLENLRSNYLIMGRIVGKQYILIGIHKWDRSKEFKKALKQLESHKCPNFESVFK; translated from the exons ATGAAGAACCTTCTCCCCAAGCTGTGGATCTTCATCGCTCCAGTTGTCTTCCTCTCTTCGCTCAGCGCTGCCGAGTATGAGTACATCACCTGGAAACCGGAGACTTGGGGGCCCAATTACGGCAAAACCCCACAGTGCATGGTAATTCCCGAGGACCTGAGGTTGTGTTTTGGCGTGGGCTACAAAGAGATGATGCTTCCCAATTTGCTGGACCATGAAACTATAGCGGAGGTGAAGCAGCAAGCAGGCAGCTGGGTTCCTCTGGTGCACAAAGCCTGTCACCCCGGCACGCAAGTGTTCCTCTGCTCGCTCTTCGCCCCCGTGTGCCTCGAAAGACCCATATATCCGTGCCGCTGGTTGTGCGAGGCTGTCCGGGACAGTTGTACCCCTATTATGCAGGCTTTTGGGTTTCCTTGGCCTGAAATGCTAAGGTGTGACAAGTTTCCCCTGAGCGAcgtatgcattgctatgaacgcCACCAGCAGCGATGATACGGACAAATCCCCAG gTGCCTCTTCTGTCTGTCCGCCATGTGACAATGACATGAACACAGATGCAATTCTGGAACACATGTGCGCCAGTGAATTCG CAATCAAGACGAAGATTAAGGAGGTCAAAATAGAAAACTCGGATCGAAAAGTCATTCTGGCGAAAAAGAGGAAGGCGGTGAAGCAGGGAAGTCTGACAAAGCAGGATCTAAAGAAGCTTGTTCTTTACCTGAAAAACGGAGCAGGCTGTCCATGCCAACAACTGGAAAACTTACGGAGTAACTACTTAATCATGGGCCGCATTGTGGGGAAACAGTATATACTGATAGGCATTCATAAGTGGGACAGATCTAAAGAATTTAAGAAGGCCCTTAAACAACTTGAAAGCCACAAATGTCCAAATTTTGAATCAGTGTTCAAGTGA